A portion of the Flavobacterium limnophilum genome contains these proteins:
- a CDS encoding site-2 protease family protein: protein MKGSFKLGNIVGIGLFIHWTFSLLILFIVYVNYKAGQNATQILWSVLFVLCIFLTVLLHELGHALTAKKYNIKTKDITLLPIGGLARLERLPEKPSEELAVAFAGPLVNIVLAFVTSLFITLPNTSEEMVAQLANGVNAGNFFLNFYLVNMVLAVFNLIPAFPMDGGRVLRALLSYKLERHHATKIAARIGQVLALGFIFLGFFSNPFLIFIGIFVFMGAQIESEYTESKHMLKGYKVRDVLMKQYPTIDYNETLETAVKLMLDSQNKHFLVTENGIPMGTLNREQIMEALSKKEDETELSSIIDRDLIMLQADSLLEDVFELVYKNKHTLMLVIEDNQLIGTLDTENLLEFILIKEVKAKRAHAA, encoded by the coding sequence ATGAAAGGATCATTCAAACTCGGGAACATTGTGGGAATCGGCCTGTTTATTCACTGGACATTCTCGTTGTTAATTCTATTCATTGTTTACGTCAACTATAAAGCGGGTCAAAATGCGACACAAATTTTATGGTCCGTGTTATTTGTTTTATGCATTTTTCTAACCGTTTTATTGCACGAGTTGGGACACGCCTTGACCGCTAAAAAGTACAATATAAAAACCAAGGACATCACGCTTTTGCCCATTGGCGGATTGGCACGATTAGAAAGATTGCCCGAAAAACCCTCTGAAGAATTAGCGGTTGCCTTTGCAGGACCATTGGTCAATATAGTCTTGGCTTTTGTAACCAGCTTGTTCATCACCTTGCCCAATACTTCGGAAGAAATGGTCGCCCAATTGGCCAATGGAGTGAATGCCGGTAATTTTTTCCTTAATTTCTATTTGGTGAACATGGTTTTGGCGGTTTTCAATTTAATTCCTGCTTTCCCGATGGATGGCGGAAGAGTACTTCGAGCCTTGTTGTCTTATAAGTTGGAAAGACATCATGCCACAAAAATTGCGGCACGAATAGGCCAAGTATTGGCACTGGGATTTATCTTTTTAGGCTTTTTCTCCAATCCATTTTTGATATTTATTGGTATATTTGTTTTTATGGGCGCCCAAATCGAGTCTGAATATACCGAGTCGAAACACATGCTCAAAGGCTACAAAGTTCGAGATGTACTGATGAAACAATATCCAACCATCGACTACAATGAAACGCTGGAAACAGCAGTAAAATTGATGCTTGACAGTCAAAACAAACATTTTTTGGTGACCGAAAACGGCATCCCGATGGGAACATTGAACCGCGAACAAATCATGGAAGCATTGTCTAAAAAAGAGGATGAAACGGAGCTGTCTTCCATTATTGACAGGGATTTAATCATGCTCCAAGCCGATTCTCTTTTGGAAGATGTTTTTGAATTGGTTTACAAAAATAAACATACTTTAATGCTCGTAATCGAAGACAACCAACTCATTGGCACCTTGGACACGGAAAATCTTTTGGAGTTTATTTTAATAAAAGAGGTTAAAGCAAAAAGAGCCCATGCTGCATAA
- a CDS encoding DUF2784 domain-containing protein has protein sequence MLHIIDYFFILFHGVLILFNVLGWIVPKWRLANLISLSLTAFSWFVLGIFYGIGYCPFTDWHWKVRQLLGYNDSSNSYIHFLILKITGVNLPENWVDTTTVLVFFAAFSVSIYFDLKKRVAKRK, from the coding sequence ATGCTTCATATAATCGACTATTTTTTTATCCTGTTTCACGGCGTCCTGATCCTGTTCAATGTTTTGGGATGGATTGTCCCGAAGTGGCGATTAGCCAATTTAATTTCGCTGTCACTTACCGCTTTTTCTTGGTTTGTGTTGGGAATTTTCTATGGAATTGGCTATTGTCCGTTTACGGATTGGCATTGGAAAGTGCGCCAACTTTTGGGTTATAATGACTCGAGCAATTCCTATATTCATTTCTTGATTCTAAAAATAACCGGAGTTAATCTACCCGAAAATTGGGTGGACACGACAACTGTACTTGTGTTTTTTGCGGCATTTTCCGTTAGTATTTATTTTGACTTAAAGAAAAGAGTAGCAAAACGAAAGTAA
- a CDS encoding calcium-translocating P-type ATPase, PMCA-type — MNWHLLSTTEIAELLNSTPSGIDNTLAAERLSEYGKNEIEDTKKKTVWQIILHQLTDFMILILIVVAIISGILGDLTDTLIILAIIIINASVGFIQEYRSEKAMEALKNMVPTNAKVVREGHVIEIIVSNLVPGDVVLLEAGNIIPADVRFFETHQIKVDESALTGESHNVEKNSDTLPKGDYSLGDRINMGFKGTHVTNGRGIAYVMATGMNTELGLIAKMIQTEEKSTPLQKRLTAFGKRLSVFVLLICAVIFVFGWWRGENALTMLLTSISLAVAAIPEALPALVTIALAFGAKRLAKNNALIRKLPAVETLGSVTYICSDKTGTLTLNKMTVQEIYEIPVQNSDTDFLQNNFLLDTMALNNDVSKNKEGKWLGDSTELALAQYAFDKNKERTDLEKKFPRIAELPFDSTRKCMTTFHKTEKGIIAITKGAIELLLEKLVENQKSLIPELESKANEMAEKGYRVIGYAIKEMETLPELQNVEIIESELTLIGFAGIIDPPREEAKQAVAECKQAGTIPVMITGDHKLTAIAIAKQLGIMTSEEDLVLSGPELAALTEQQFDDIVERVRVYARVNPEQKLKIVNALHDKGQIVAMTGDGVNDAPALKNADIGIAMGINGTEVSKEASHLILLDDNFATIVVAVKHGRKVFDNILKFIKYIMTGNSGEIWAIFLAPFFLLPIPLLAIHILWINLVTDGLPGLALASEPAEANIMKKPPRNPKENIFSNGMGRHILWVGFLMGITTLGIQYWAINSENSHWQTMAFTVLCFSQMGHVMAIRSERESLFKIGVFSNKPLLGALFLTVVLQMILIYSPFFNSVFKTQPLSIYELAITFVASSVVFWAVEIEKWIIRLKNK; from the coding sequence ATGAACTGGCACTTACTATCAACCACCGAAATTGCAGAGTTGCTGAATTCAACTCCGTCAGGCATTGACAATACCCTTGCTGCGGAACGCTTGTCCGAATACGGAAAAAACGAGATTGAAGACACAAAAAAGAAAACCGTTTGGCAGATAATCTTGCATCAATTGACCGATTTCATGATTCTCATTCTCATCGTGGTAGCCATCATTTCGGGAATTTTGGGAGACTTGACAGATACCTTAATTATTCTTGCCATAATTATCATCAATGCCAGCGTTGGTTTTATTCAAGAATACCGCTCCGAAAAAGCGATGGAAGCCCTAAAAAACATGGTTCCAACCAATGCAAAAGTGGTGCGGGAAGGTCATGTAATAGAAATAATAGTTTCCAATCTGGTCCCCGGAGATGTCGTGTTGCTTGAAGCCGGTAACATTATTCCTGCCGATGTTCGGTTTTTTGAAACCCACCAAATTAAAGTCGATGAATCTGCTCTAACTGGCGAATCACACAATGTCGAAAAAAATAGCGACACACTCCCGAAAGGCGATTATTCGCTTGGCGACAGAATCAATATGGGATTCAAGGGAACCCACGTTACCAATGGACGCGGGATTGCTTATGTCATGGCGACCGGAATGAATACGGAACTTGGGCTTATCGCCAAAATGATTCAAACTGAAGAAAAATCAACGCCATTACAAAAGAGGCTAACCGCTTTTGGTAAACGATTATCGGTTTTTGTCCTCCTTATTTGTGCCGTGATTTTTGTCTTTGGTTGGTGGCGTGGCGAGAATGCGCTGACGATGTTGCTCACCTCCATTTCGCTGGCCGTTGCTGCCATTCCCGAAGCTTTGCCGGCATTGGTAACCATTGCCTTGGCTTTTGGTGCCAAGCGATTGGCAAAAAATAACGCACTGATTCGGAAACTTCCCGCCGTGGAAACGCTTGGCTCCGTTACTTATATCTGTTCCGACAAAACAGGAACGCTCACCTTGAATAAAATGACCGTCCAGGAAATTTATGAAATTCCAGTCCAAAATTCCGACACTGATTTTCTCCAAAACAATTTCTTGCTCGATACCATGGCGCTAAACAACGATGTATCGAAAAACAAAGAAGGAAAATGGTTGGGCGATTCTACCGAACTGGCTTTGGCGCAATACGCTTTCGACAAAAACAAGGAAAGAACGGATTTAGAAAAAAAATTTCCAAGAATTGCCGAACTGCCGTTTGATTCTACCCGGAAATGCATGACCACTTTCCATAAAACCGAAAAAGGAATTATTGCCATTACCAAAGGTGCCATAGAATTATTATTGGAAAAATTGGTCGAAAACCAAAAATCGCTTATTCCCGAATTGGAATCAAAAGCCAATGAAATGGCGGAAAAAGGCTATCGCGTCATTGGCTATGCCATAAAAGAAATGGAAACTTTGCCGGAATTACAAAACGTCGAAATCATAGAATCGGAATTGACCTTGATCGGTTTTGCAGGAATTATTGATCCGCCAAGAGAAGAAGCAAAACAGGCTGTCGCAGAATGCAAACAAGCCGGCACTATTCCCGTAATGATTACTGGCGACCACAAACTCACCGCGATAGCCATTGCAAAACAACTGGGAATAATGACTTCCGAAGAAGATTTGGTATTGAGCGGTCCAGAACTTGCGGCATTGACGGAACAACAATTTGACGATATTGTCGAAAGAGTTCGTGTATATGCTCGTGTAAATCCGGAGCAAAAACTAAAAATCGTCAACGCTTTGCACGATAAAGGCCAAATTGTTGCCATGACTGGCGATGGTGTGAACGATGCACCGGCGCTGAAGAATGCGGATATTGGCATCGCCATGGGAATCAACGGTACCGAAGTTTCCAAGGAAGCGTCGCACCTGATTTTGCTGGACGACAATTTTGCCACCATAGTCGTTGCGGTCAAACATGGTCGAAAGGTTTTTGACAATATTCTAAAGTTCATCAAATATATCATGACCGGAAATTCGGGGGAAATTTGGGCTATTTTTCTGGCTCCGTTTTTTTTGTTGCCCATTCCGCTTTTGGCCATCCACATTCTTTGGATCAATCTTGTCACCGATGGTTTACCCGGACTCGCGCTTGCATCAGAACCTGCCGAGGCTAACATCATGAAAAAACCTCCAAGAAATCCGAAGGAAAATATTTTTTCAAACGGTATGGGAAGACATATTTTATGGGTGGGTTTTTTAATGGGAATAACAACTTTGGGAATTCAATATTGGGCAATAAACAGTGAAAATTCACATTGGCAAACAATGGCTTTCACGGTTTTATGCTTTAGCCAAATGGGGCACGTAATGGCTATTCGTTCCGAGAGAGAGTCCCTTTTTAAAATTGGAGTATTTTCAAACAAGCCGCTTTTGGGGGCATTATTTCTTACTGTCGTACTGCAAATGATACTCATTTATTCTCCGTTCTTTAATAGTGTTTTTAAAACCCAACCACTTTCCATTTATGAATTGGCGATAACCTTTGTGGCTTCTAGCGTGGTGTTTTGGGCGGTAGAAATCGAAAAATGGATTATCCGATTAAAAAACAAATGA
- a CDS encoding sodium:calcium antiporter: MNTILLHIIGFIVVTVIIVISGSRLSKYGDIMADMLGWGKMFMGIILMASVTSMPELMSGISSVTILDAPDLAVGDIVGSCAFNILIISIMDMFYNHKKPLTTDAETGHIIAASFGIMMLSMLAFTILMPDIFGTIVWVGGFSLLFLVLYLIAIRVVFLYDKKNNHSLEKKNNSHGLTLKQVVFKYALNALLLMGAAMLLPFFGKTLAEASGLGQSFFGTLFIAASTSLPEVVVSVAAIRIGTIDLAIGNVFGSNIFNIAILSLDDILYTKGPIFLFTSPNHIIPVLGTIVITAIGIIGIVFKAEKKWKLAIDTSLILAVYVLMMGLLYYKT, translated from the coding sequence ATGAATACAATACTGCTCCATATCATCGGATTTATAGTTGTGACAGTAATTATTGTTATATCAGGCTCCCGACTTTCCAAATATGGAGACATTATGGCTGATATGCTGGGTTGGGGAAAAATGTTTATGGGAATTATTCTCATGGCCTCCGTAACTTCTATGCCCGAACTAATGTCGGGAATCAGTTCAGTTACAATTCTGGACGCTCCCGATCTTGCCGTTGGCGACATTGTGGGGAGTTGTGCTTTCAATATTCTCATTATTTCCATAATGGATATGTTTTACAATCATAAAAAGCCATTGACAACAGATGCCGAGACAGGACATATTATTGCAGCCTCTTTTGGGATTATGATGCTGAGTATGCTGGCATTTACAATTTTAATGCCTGATATTTTTGGAACTATTGTGTGGGTTGGAGGATTTAGCTTATTGTTTCTAGTTTTATATCTAATTGCCATTCGGGTGGTGTTTCTCTATGATAAAAAGAATAATCATAGTCTGGAAAAAAAGAACAATTCTCATGGTCTTACCCTCAAACAAGTAGTTTTTAAATATGCCCTCAATGCACTTCTTTTAATGGGAGCAGCAATGTTGTTGCCTTTTTTTGGAAAAACCCTTGCGGAAGCAAGCGGATTGGGGCAAAGTTTTTTTGGTACTTTGTTTATTGCCGCTTCCACTTCGTTGCCTGAAGTTGTGGTCTCCGTAGCCGCTATTCGTATAGGTACCATTGATCTTGCCATTGGTAATGTTTTTGGAAGCAATATTTTCAACATTGCAATACTGTCACTGGACGATATTTTATACACAAAAGGGCCTATTTTCCTTTTTACAAGTCCCAACCATATTATCCCTGTACTTGGCACAATTGTCATAACCGCCATTGGGATTATCGGCATCGTGTTTAAAGCCGAAAAAAAGTGGAAACTCGCCATCGATACTTCATTGATATTGGCGGTATATGTGTTGATGATGGGATTACTATATTATAAAACATAA
- a CDS encoding universal stress protein gives MKKILVPTDFSISADYAIHYAVELAKLFDASIVLYHSFIPFESGFYSISESDRENLETERNLTNRLDKIKSHILKSNNKIPVSVYVDRGPKSIQITKFCKKNKIDLIVMGTKGASGLQEAIVGSFTADVMTKVPCFVMAIPQKCKFIMPKKLTYVSDYGRKDIRIIQSILDLNSFFKAKINIMHIDDINNANESAREFNKYKIKIGNHFSEIPLSFQHIEGEEVAKKILDLTLIDKTDILVISPIKKEGIWNHLFHKSITKTIAYHIHIPVLTIPVK, from the coding sequence ATGAAAAAAATACTTGTGCCCACCGATTTTTCAATTTCGGCCGATTATGCCATCCATTATGCTGTAGAATTGGCGAAATTATTTGATGCTTCAATTGTTTTATATCATTCGTTCATTCCTTTTGAAAGCGGTTTTTACTCCATTAGCGAAAGCGACAGGGAAAATCTGGAGACAGAAAGAAATTTAACAAACAGGCTGGACAAAATCAAATCCCATATTTTAAAATCAAATAATAAAATCCCAGTTTCTGTTTATGTGGATCGTGGACCAAAAAGTATCCAAATCACAAAATTTTGCAAAAAAAACAAAATTGATCTAATCGTGATGGGAACAAAAGGGGCAAGTGGCTTGCAAGAAGCAATAGTAGGAAGTTTTACCGCCGACGTCATGACTAAAGTTCCTTGTTTTGTGATGGCAATTCCACAGAAATGCAAATTTATAATGCCAAAAAAATTAACCTACGTATCCGATTATGGCAGAAAAGACATTCGAATAATCCAATCAATTTTGGATCTAAATTCATTTTTCAAGGCAAAAATAAACATCATGCATATCGATGACATTAATAATGCCAACGAATCAGCACGAGAATTCAATAAATACAAAATAAAAATTGGAAATCACTTTTCCGAGATTCCTTTATCGTTTCAACATATTGAAGGAGAAGAAGTGGCTAAAAAAATTTTAGACCTAACATTGATCGACAAAACCGATATTTTAGTGATTTCTCCCATAAAAAAAGAAGGGATTTGGAATCACTTATTTCATAAAAGCATAACAAAAACCATTGCCTATCATATCCATATTCCAGTACTGACAATTCCAGTAAAATAA
- a CDS encoding acyl carrier protein, with product MSEEEIRKTIFQLLKQIAPDTEPSTLQPNENIRETLDIDSFDTLQFLVSLNEQLGIEIPEEDYGKITTLKTLVEYILDKMK from the coding sequence ATGAGCGAAGAAGAAATTAGGAAAACCATCTTTCAATTGTTGAAGCAAATTGCACCCGATACGGAACCTTCGACCTTGCAACCCAATGAAAATATTCGGGAGACGCTGGATATTGACTCGTTCGACACCTTGCAATTCTTGGTTTCACTGAACGAACAATTGGGAATCGAAATTCCGGAAGAAGATTATGGAAAAATTACCACGCTAAAAACCTTGGTGGAGTATATTTTGGACAAAATGAAATAA
- a CDS encoding dihydrolipoamide acetyltransferase family protein: MIEFQMPSLGADMEAGTLVEWRKKPGDTVKRGDIIAEVETQKGLIEIEVFDEGVIGELLIKEGTKIPVGTVMALIKTNGEDQETQKEAAPEKIIPQIQPTEEKTIKKPTGEKSEKKHIKASPLAKRIAADNNIDLSRIQGTGEDGAITKEDVDNAMVQKEKTAKPEGKTPLQLEAIRLAVAAAVSKSNKEIPHYYLEKKIDMTKALAWLREANSKRTIQKRLLPAALIIKATAKSLVDFPNLNAIWDNGLQLKEEINIGFVVSLRGGGVIVPAIRNANLKSVDEIMEALNDIIPRARAMKLRSSDLTDTTISITSLGEGGADMVFGVIYPPQVAIVGFGGSSQQPVVENGMLGIRPIFTATLAGDHRATDGLTGSDFLSALNNNLQNPELL; encoded by the coding sequence ATGATTGAATTTCAAATGCCTAGCCTTGGCGCCGATATGGAAGCCGGAACATTGGTCGAATGGAGAAAAAAACCGGGAGATACAGTGAAGCGTGGGGATATTATTGCCGAAGTGGAAACGCAAAAAGGATTGATCGAAATCGAAGTCTTCGACGAAGGTGTCATTGGTGAATTGTTGATTAAAGAAGGCACCAAAATTCCTGTTGGAACCGTGATGGCTTTGATTAAAACAAATGGAGAAGACCAGGAAACCCAAAAAGAGGCTGCTCCCGAAAAAATCATCCCTCAAATTCAGCCAACTGAAGAAAAAACAATCAAAAAACCAACGGGAGAAAAATCAGAAAAAAAACACATCAAGGCATCACCATTGGCAAAAAGAATCGCAGCCGACAACAATATCGACCTTTCACGAATTCAAGGAACGGGAGAAGACGGTGCCATTACCAAGGAAGACGTGGATAATGCCATGGTTCAAAAAGAAAAAACGGCAAAACCGGAAGGAAAAACGCCGCTCCAACTTGAGGCAATCCGGTTGGCCGTGGCTGCTGCCGTGAGCAAATCCAACAAGGAAATCCCGCATTATTATTTGGAAAAAAAGATTGACATGACAAAAGCGTTGGCTTGGTTGCGGGAAGCCAATAGCAAACGAACCATACAAAAACGGTTGTTGCCTGCCGCCTTGATTATAAAAGCAACGGCGAAATCCCTTGTCGATTTCCCGAATTTGAATGCGATTTGGGACAACGGTTTGCAGTTAAAAGAAGAAATCAACATTGGCTTCGTGGTGTCATTGCGTGGCGGTGGCGTGATCGTTCCAGCCATTCGCAATGCAAACCTGAAAAGCGTTGACGAAATTATGGAAGCCTTGAACGACATCATTCCAAGGGCAAGAGCGATGAAATTGCGCAGCTCGGATTTAACGGATACCACCATCTCCATTACCAGTCTGGGCGAAGGCGGTGCCGACATGGTTTTTGGCGTTATCTATCCGCCTCAGGTGGCGATTGTCGGTTTCGGAGGCAGTTCACAACAACCAGTTGTCGAAAACGGAATGTTGGGTATTCGACCGATTTTTACGGCAACTTTGGCAGGTGATCATCGCGCCACGGACGGACTTACAGGAAGTGATTTTCTTTCCGCTTTGAACAATAATTTACAAAATCCGGAATTATTATGA
- a CDS encoding alpha-ketoacid dehydrogenase subunit beta codes for MENNNGKINITYREALTQGLREALQNDERVFLMGEDVGRYGGAFAVSKGLLEEFGEERIMDVPLSESGFVGAGIGAAITGLKPIVELMTVNFSLLAMDQIVNNAATLQHMSGGQLNVPVVIRMGCGIGKQLAAQHSHSWEPFYAHIPGLIVLSVGTHEDARGMLLSALKSPDPVIIFEYTSMLNLEKEIPNDASEIDISNAKVLKEGKDISIITYGAGVYKCLEAAAELATIGIDAEVVNLRVLRPLDEATFLASVAKTHRALLVEDAWQSVSISSEISSRIMEKAFYELDAPVQRLCGVEAPIPYPLHLENASVPQKDDIVNAVKKMMSHD; via the coding sequence ATGGAAAATAATAACGGCAAAATAAACATCACATATCGTGAAGCCTTGACACAAGGTCTGCGCGAAGCCTTGCAAAATGACGAGCGTGTTTTCTTGATGGGAGAAGATGTGGGTCGTTATGGTGGCGCATTTGCCGTAAGCAAAGGACTGTTAGAGGAATTTGGCGAAGAACGAATTATGGATGTTCCGCTTTCCGAGTCGGGTTTTGTGGGAGCAGGAATTGGAGCGGCAATCACTGGCTTAAAACCCATAGTAGAACTAATGACCGTCAATTTCAGCTTGCTCGCCATGGATCAAATCGTCAACAATGCCGCCACATTGCAACACATGTCCGGAGGGCAATTGAATGTGCCCGTCGTCATCAGAATGGGCTGTGGCATCGGCAAACAATTGGCAGCACAACATTCGCACAGTTGGGAACCGTTTTATGCACACATTCCAGGATTAATAGTTTTGTCGGTTGGCACGCACGAAGATGCTAGAGGAATGTTGCTCTCGGCTTTGAAAAGTCCAGATCCAGTGATTATTTTCGAATATACCTCAATGCTTAATTTGGAGAAAGAAATTCCAAATGATGCCAGTGAGATTGATATTTCCAATGCGAAAGTTTTAAAAGAAGGAAAGGATATTTCCATCATCACTTACGGTGCGGGAGTTTATAAATGTCTGGAAGCGGCAGCCGAATTGGCAACAATCGGAATTGATGCCGAAGTGGTCAATTTACGGGTTTTACGACCATTGGACGAAGCCACTTTCCTTGCCTCGGTGGCCAAAACGCATCGAGCACTGCTTGTGGAAGATGCATGGCAGTCGGTGAGTATTTCTTCGGAAATAAGTTCCAGAATCATGGAAAAAGCATTTTACGAATTGGATGCTCCCGTGCAACGTTTGTGCGGTGTCGAAGCGCCAATTCCCTATCCTTTGCACCTTGAAAATGCCTCCGTTCCACAGAAAGATGACATTGTAAATGCAGTAAAAAAAATGATGAGCCATGATTGA
- a CDS encoding zinc ribbon domain-containing protein, with protein sequence MENVTFCQSCGMPLDKEAVKGTEKNGLKTDEYCKYCYENGSFKNPKMNLEDMKNTVQTQMKKLNMPHGVIQKAINILPALSRWKNK encoded by the coding sequence ATGGAAAATGTAACATTCTGTCAAAGTTGTGGTATGCCACTTGACAAAGAAGCCGTGAAAGGAACAGAAAAAAACGGATTAAAAACCGATGAATACTGCAAATACTGTTATGAAAATGGTTCATTCAAAAATCCTAAAATGAATTTGGAAGACATGAAAAACACTGTTCAAACCCAAATGAAAAAATTGAATATGCCGCACGGCGTAATCCAAAAAGCAATAAATATTTTACCCGCTTTAAGTCGTTGGAAAAACAAATAA
- the pdhA gene encoding pyruvate dehydrogenase (acetyl-transferring) E1 component subunit alpha, with protein MEQSATIEKPTDIKKDLLLLYQMLLIRRFEEKAAEQYTKAKIRGFLHLYIGEEAVAVGVTQALNDDDNVLGTYREHGHALARGIDADVIMAEMYGKQEGCSKGRGGSMHLFDTSKNFYGGNAIVCGHLSMAVGMALASKKQKKSTIACCFFGEGAAAEGEFHEAMNLAALWQVPVLFVCENNLYAMGTAIKYTHANIDLEKKGAAYGIESTSVDGMNLMNVMAAANTAVRKVRSSGKPYLLVCNTYRFRAHSMFDAELYRDKKEVEEWKKRDPIPQFEEYLLQQKLITPDEIKEMEHKTEKKIQIAVDFAEAGTWEPIEELTKFVYSELRT; from the coding sequence ATGGAACAATCAGCCACCATAGAGAAGCCAACAGATATAAAAAAAGACTTACTTCTTTTATATCAAATGCTGCTCATTCGGCGATTTGAGGAAAAAGCCGCCGAACAATACACCAAAGCCAAAATCAGGGGATTCCTGCATTTATACATTGGCGAAGAAGCCGTTGCTGTTGGCGTTACACAAGCATTGAACGATGACGACAATGTGTTGGGAACCTATCGCGAACATGGTCATGCGCTGGCAAGAGGAATCGATGCAGACGTTATTATGGCAGAAATGTATGGCAAACAAGAAGGATGTTCCAAAGGTCGTGGCGGCTCGATGCACTTGTTCGACACATCAAAAAACTTCTATGGAGGCAATGCCATTGTTTGCGGCCATCTATCAATGGCGGTTGGAATGGCATTAGCGTCCAAAAAGCAAAAGAAATCCACCATTGCGTGTTGTTTCTTTGGCGAAGGCGCAGCAGCCGAAGGGGAATTTCACGAGGCAATGAATCTGGCGGCATTGTGGCAAGTTCCCGTTTTGTTCGTTTGCGAAAATAATTTGTATGCCATGGGAACCGCAATAAAATATACCCATGCCAATATTGATTTAGAAAAAAAAGGAGCTGCTTACGGAATCGAATCAACTTCGGTGGACGGAATGAATTTAATGAATGTGATGGCCGCCGCCAATACTGCCGTCCGAAAAGTAAGAAGCAGCGGAAAACCCTATTTATTGGTTTGCAATACTTATCGTTTCCGGGCGCATTCCATGTTTGATGCCGAATTGTACCGTGATAAAAAGGAAGTCGAGGAATGGAAAAAACGTGATCCCATTCCGCAATTTGAGGAATATCTATTGCAACAGAAATTGATTACTCCTGATGAAATAAAGGAAATGGAACATAAAACAGAAAAGAAAATCCAGATTGCGGTTGATTTTGCCGAAGCAGGAACTTGGGAACCAATAGAAGAATTGACAAAGTTTGTTTATAGCGAATTAAGAACTTAA